A window of the Bradyrhizobium ottawaense genome harbors these coding sequences:
- a CDS encoding acetyl-CoA C-acetyltransferase, translating into MVDALIIDACRTPRGIGKAGKGALAGIHPQQLGATVLRALADRTGINTADVDDIIWGTSSQRGPQSGDLGRMSALDAGYDVRASGVTLDRFCGSGITSVNMAANAIMSGSEDLVIAGGTEMMSMEGRRGEGPFMMDNGNLRLRARHPQSHQGVCADAVASLEGITRQDVDELGLESQKRAAAAIKGGYFNKSLVPVSHEDGSLALDREEYPRPQTTLEGLAGLKPAFTAIADYPLDDKGTTYRNLILEKHPGLDINFMHHAGNSSGVVDGSAAILLASPSYAKAHGLKPRARVVAMANMGDSPTLMLNAPVPAARKVLAKAGLTIDDIDLFEINEAFAVVAEKFIRDLKLDRNKVNVNGGSIALGHPIGATGSILIGTVLDELERRDLKRGLVTMCAAGGMAPAIIIERV; encoded by the coding sequence ATGGTTGACGCGCTGATCATCGACGCATGCAGGACGCCGCGCGGCATTGGCAAGGCCGGCAAGGGCGCATTGGCGGGTATCCATCCGCAGCAACTCGGCGCGACCGTATTGCGCGCGCTGGCCGATCGCACCGGCATCAACACCGCCGATGTCGACGACATCATCTGGGGCACCAGTTCCCAGCGCGGTCCGCAGAGCGGCGATCTCGGGAGAATGTCGGCGCTCGATGCCGGTTACGACGTGCGTGCCAGCGGTGTCACGCTGGATCGCTTTTGCGGTTCGGGGATCACCAGCGTCAACATGGCGGCCAACGCGATCATGTCCGGCTCCGAGGATCTCGTGATCGCCGGCGGTACCGAGATGATGTCGATGGAAGGCCGCCGCGGCGAGGGGCCGTTCATGATGGACAACGGCAATCTCCGCCTGCGCGCCCGTCATCCGCAATCGCATCAGGGCGTTTGCGCCGATGCGGTGGCGTCGCTCGAAGGCATCACACGACAGGACGTCGATGAGCTGGGCCTCGAGAGCCAGAAGCGGGCCGCCGCCGCGATCAAGGGCGGTTATTTCAACAAGAGTCTTGTGCCGGTTTCCCACGAGGACGGCAGTCTCGCGCTTGACCGCGAGGAATATCCGCGTCCGCAGACCACGCTCGAAGGGCTGGCCGGACTGAAGCCGGCCTTTACCGCGATCGCGGATTATCCGCTCGATGATAAAGGCACGACCTACCGCAACCTCATCCTCGAAAAGCACCCTGGCCTCGACATCAACTTCATGCACCATGCCGGCAATTCTTCCGGCGTCGTCGATGGCTCGGCGGCGATCCTGCTGGCCTCGCCCAGCTATGCCAAGGCGCACGGCCTGAAGCCGCGTGCCCGTGTCGTGGCGATGGCGAACATGGGGGACTCGCCGACCCTGATGCTGAATGCACCGGTGCCGGCCGCCCGCAAGGTGCTGGCGAAAGCAGGCCTCACGATCGACGATATCGACCTGTTCGAGATCAACGAGGCCTTTGCGGTCGTCGCCGAGAAATTCATTCGCGACCTCAAGCTCGACCGCAACAAGGTCAACGTCAATGGCGGCTCGATTGCGCTCGGCCATCCCATCGGCGCGACCGGTTCGATCCTGATCGGCACCGTGCTCGACGAACTGGAACGGCGTGATCTCAAGCGCGGCCTGGTGACGATGTGCGCCGCCGGCGGCATGGCGCCGGCTATCATCATCGAGCGGGTCTAG
- a CDS encoding ABC transporter ATP-binding protein produces MASSGETQRRDGAEVLRVENLTVRYGALVALRDVSWSVRPGEILGIIGPNGAGKSSCFAAVTNAVGHSGQTFLDGDEVSATKTFDLASRGLRRTFQQNSFFGELTVLQNAIAAIVREYSASLATSLFLPWREIAVRRQAELIAAQLLEFFGVAAQYHDKLPGDVPYGVQRLLSVALAYGTGSKVLLLDEPAAGLGGSDMQKLADVLVDLRGRNLALVVIEHHMDLIMSIADRIVMIDQGAMLATGTPVEIQRDPKVREAYLGRDE; encoded by the coding sequence GTGGCAAGTTCAGGGGAAACGCAACGTCGGGACGGCGCCGAAGTGCTTCGGGTGGAGAACCTGACGGTGCGCTACGGCGCGCTGGTCGCGCTCCGTGATGTCAGCTGGTCGGTGCGACCGGGCGAAATTCTCGGTATCATCGGACCCAACGGTGCTGGCAAGAGCAGCTGCTTTGCCGCGGTCACCAACGCGGTCGGGCATTCCGGGCAGACCTTTCTCGACGGCGATGAAGTTTCGGCGACGAAGACCTTTGATCTCGCCAGCCGTGGCCTTCGGCGCACGTTTCAGCAGAACTCGTTCTTCGGGGAGCTGACGGTACTGCAGAACGCGATCGCGGCGATCGTGCGGGAATATTCCGCCAGCCTTGCGACCTCGCTGTTTTTGCCCTGGCGCGAAATTGCCGTGCGTCGTCAGGCTGAATTGATAGCCGCCCAGCTCCTGGAGTTCTTTGGCGTTGCCGCGCAGTACCATGACAAGTTGCCCGGCGACGTTCCCTATGGCGTCCAGCGTTTGTTGTCGGTCGCGCTCGCCTACGGCACCGGATCCAAGGTTCTGCTGCTGGATGAGCCCGCCGCGGGCCTCGGCGGCAGCGACATGCAAAAGCTCGCGGATGTGCTGGTTGATCTGCGCGGGCGCAATCTCGCCCTTGTCGTCATCGAGCATCACATGGACCTGATCATGTCGATCGCGGATCGCATCGTGATGATCGATCAGGGCGCCATGCTGGCGACCGGCACGCCGGTGGAGATCCAGCGCGATCCGAAGGTGCGCGAAGCCTATCTGGGGCGCGACGAATGA
- a CDS encoding ABC transporter ATP-binding protein encodes MTGVLECDDLTVRYAGNVALSGVKISVPRGKMIGLVGANGAGKSTLVNALAGWSRGRAIVTGKVNLEGQGIDDLAPHERVTRGLTLVPEGKNIFVELTVDENLELVRPPRDTNGRHIFSIPDVFDFFPRLAERRHHRGAALSGGERQMLAVGRALLAGPRVLMLDEPSAGLAPRLISDLLSRIRLLVDRGLPVLLVEQNVKAALKVVDHLYLLERGRIVGEGSAEIMAADQRIVEAYLGTIAAGARA; translated from the coding sequence ATGACCGGCGTGCTCGAATGCGACGATCTCACGGTGCGATACGCCGGAAACGTTGCGCTATCCGGTGTCAAGATCAGCGTGCCGAGGGGCAAGATGATCGGGCTGGTCGGCGCCAATGGCGCCGGCAAGTCCACGCTGGTGAATGCACTCGCAGGCTGGTCGCGCGGCCGAGCGATCGTGACGGGCAAAGTCAATCTGGAAGGGCAGGGCATCGACGATTTGGCGCCGCATGAGCGGGTGACGCGTGGCCTTACGCTGGTGCCTGAGGGCAAGAACATCTTTGTGGAACTGACGGTGGACGAAAACCTCGAACTGGTGCGTCCGCCCAGGGACACAAACGGCCGGCACATCTTCAGCATTCCCGATGTCTTCGACTTCTTTCCCCGCCTTGCCGAGCGGCGTCACCACAGGGGCGCGGCGCTCTCGGGTGGAGAACGGCAAATGCTGGCGGTCGGGCGGGCGCTGCTCGCAGGTCCGCGCGTGCTGATGCTGGATGAGCCCTCGGCAGGTCTCGCGCCGCGGCTGATTTCCGATTTGCTGTCGCGTATCCGGCTCCTGGTGGATCGTGGGCTGCCGGTGCTGCTGGTCGAGCAGAATGTGAAGGCGGCATTGAAGGTGGTCGACCATCTCTATCTGCTGGAGCGTGGTCGGATCGTAGGTGAAGGATCAGCGGAAATCATGGCCGCGGATCAACGCATCGTTGAGGCGTATCTCGGTACGATCGCAGCTGGAGCGCGCGCATGA
- a CDS encoding branched-chain amino acid ABC transporter permease, with amino-acid sequence MNIAQQIVNGLVLGSGYACIALGWTILLGVARLVNFAHGQLYMLGAFATWYAMTKLGMPYPVAILAAIVALAALGALMQIAMMGLVMTQNLTSLMIVTLGLGYVLQGGSALIFGGNPQTLPGTLSRAKVDLGSLWFTWQDVLVLVATLVLYGAVWLFTQRTRFGSVIRAVAEDPKLAELFGINAKVVYLLVFVFECSVVALGAALVAPRSPILTSMGFNEVIMTFVVVVLGGIGSIGGALVAGLGLGLFIAFFGAFVAQAYTTAAAFAVLLALLVVRPAGLATK; translated from the coding sequence ATGAACATTGCCCAGCAAATCGTCAACGGACTCGTGCTCGGTTCAGGCTATGCCTGCATCGCGCTGGGCTGGACCATCCTGCTTGGGGTTGCGCGGCTGGTGAATTTTGCGCATGGCCAGCTCTATATGCTGGGCGCCTTCGCGACCTGGTATGCGATGACCAAACTGGGCATGCCGTATCCCGTGGCTATCCTGGCGGCGATCGTGGCGCTCGCCGCTCTCGGCGCGCTGATGCAGATCGCCATGATGGGGCTGGTCATGACGCAGAATTTGACCAGCCTGATGATCGTCACGCTGGGCCTCGGCTATGTCCTGCAGGGCGGCAGTGCGTTGATCTTCGGCGGCAATCCGCAGACGCTGCCCGGCACGCTGTCACGTGCCAAGGTCGATCTGGGTTCGCTGTGGTTTACCTGGCAGGACGTGCTGGTGCTGGTCGCGACGCTCGTGCTCTACGGCGCGGTGTGGCTGTTTACGCAGCGAACCCGCTTCGGCTCGGTTATTCGCGCCGTCGCGGAAGATCCAAAGCTCGCTGAGCTGTTCGGCATCAACGCCAAAGTCGTCTATCTCCTCGTCTTCGTGTTCGAATGTTCGGTGGTGGCGCTCGGCGCCGCCCTGGTGGCGCCGCGCTCACCGATCCTGACCAGCATGGGTTTCAACGAGGTCATCATGACGTTCGTCGTCGTGGTGCTCGGCGGCATCGGCTCGATTGGCGGCGCGCTGGTCGCGGGCCTCGGCCTCGGGCTGTTCATCGCCTTCTTCGGTGCCTTCGTGGCGCAGGCCTATACGACGGCGGCGGCGTTCGCCGTCTTGCTGGCCCTGCTCGTGGTCCGGCCTGCGGGATTGGCTACCAAATGA
- a CDS encoding branched-chain amino acid ABC transporter permease, giving the protein MTVIEPTSSRPMPLLRAAAVAALIVLAFFLPRLLGGTSVAYSTLTTIAIFAVMCYGVDVVLSYLGEVSLGHTLFWAIGGYTAANLSVKYGLNGWSTALATVILSIAAAAFLGAVTLRTREFVFSLVTYAAAVVAYEIAFNWDAIGGSDGIVGISALKLPFGIATYTGVTQEELWPVAFALLLATLAFIARFRRSKLGTTALMVQMNPPLAASLGVDPRKVRLAVFVISAPITGLAGWLYAYQRAYVGPDMFETYFLVMMLTAVVLVGRRVLIGPLIGTGILIVQQNLLSLGGDWNKIILGSVLALVLIFWPAGLIGLFRRFGKSKA; this is encoded by the coding sequence ATGACGGTGATCGAACCGACATCTTCAAGGCCGATGCCGTTGCTGCGCGCGGCGGCCGTTGCTGCACTGATCGTGCTCGCATTCTTCCTGCCGCGGCTGCTCGGTGGGACCTCAGTTGCCTATTCCACGTTGACCACCATCGCGATCTTCGCCGTGATGTGTTACGGCGTCGACGTCGTGCTGTCCTATCTCGGGGAAGTCAGCCTTGGGCATACGCTGTTCTGGGCCATCGGCGGCTACACGGCGGCCAATCTTTCGGTGAAATACGGACTGAACGGTTGGAGCACCGCGCTCGCGACCGTTATTCTCAGCATCGCTGCCGCGGCATTTCTCGGCGCGGTGACGCTGCGGACGCGAGAGTTCGTGTTTTCGCTGGTGACCTACGCGGCGGCGGTCGTGGCCTACGAGATCGCCTTCAACTGGGATGCGATCGGCGGTTCCGACGGCATCGTCGGCATTTCCGCGCTGAAACTTCCGTTCGGCATTGCAACCTATACCGGCGTGACGCAGGAGGAGCTGTGGCCGGTTGCATTCGCGCTATTGCTGGCGACGCTGGCTTTCATCGCACGATTCCGTCGCTCCAAACTCGGCACCACCGCGCTTATGGTGCAGATGAACCCGCCGCTTGCCGCAAGCCTGGGCGTCGATCCGCGTAAAGTGAGGCTCGCCGTGTTCGTGATTTCGGCGCCGATCACCGGGTTGGCCGGCTGGCTTTACGCCTATCAGCGCGCCTATGTCGGACCGGATATGTTCGAAACCTATTTTCTGGTCATGATGCTGACGGCGGTGGTGCTGGTCGGACGGCGGGTCTTGATCGGGCCGTTGATCGGTACCGGAATCCTGATCGTGCAGCAAAACCTGCTGTCGCTCGGGGGCGACTGGAACAAGATTATTCTCGGCTCGGTGCTGGCGCTGGTTCTGATCTTCTGGCCGGCCGGGCTGATTGGACTGTTTCGCCGCTTCGGCAAGAGCAAGGCGTAG
- a CDS encoding ABC transporter substrate-binding protein — translation MSKSIKLAIALLLGLSAPAIAQDIKVGTIFPLSGGAGPDGQSVTNAVKLAIQEINDKGGLLGRKIALVSKDDESTPAVGVSRANEMIAEKVDVVIEGWNSPVTLAMQPILARGGVLDITAVSKSDLILSGETNPLAIRINSSNGFDAGVIAKYVAETLKAKKVAFLTQNDVYGNGFQAAVEAEFKKLNFSGEVTTTEKFAFKDTDFRVQLTNLKTANPDAIIVTNSSNSSGLPAMVEQYRQADLKSAFVGAVGIMLPTVYKVAGDANNGIVSADIYFWDLPPFNAIPESNSFVAAFKKAYGVEPDKSAALGAAALQVWARAVEATKSLDRKTVAEAIRGKTIRGTVFGDAQFLPNGQLQPRYVVFKVVDGKTAKLEALK, via the coding sequence ATGAGCAAATCCATCAAACTGGCGATTGCCCTGCTGCTGGGCCTGAGCGCGCCCGCGATTGCGCAAGACATCAAGGTCGGCACGATTTTTCCACTCAGTGGCGGCGCTGGGCCCGACGGTCAATCCGTCACCAACGCCGTCAAGCTCGCGATCCAGGAAATCAACGACAAAGGCGGCCTTCTGGGACGCAAGATCGCGCTGGTCTCCAAGGACGACGAGAGTACGCCGGCGGTGGGCGTCAGCCGCGCCAACGAGATGATCGCTGAAAAAGTCGATGTCGTGATCGAGGGCTGGAATTCGCCGGTGACCTTGGCGATGCAGCCGATCCTCGCGCGGGGAGGCGTTCTCGATATCACGGCGGTGTCGAAGTCTGACCTGATCCTGAGCGGCGAAACCAACCCGCTGGCGATCCGCATCAATAGTTCGAATGGTTTCGATGCCGGCGTGATCGCGAAATATGTCGCCGAGACCCTGAAGGCGAAGAAGGTCGCGTTCCTGACCCAGAACGACGTCTACGGCAACGGCTTCCAGGCCGCGGTCGAGGCCGAGTTCAAGAAGCTGAATTTCTCCGGCGAAGTCACGACGACCGAGAAATTCGCCTTCAAGGATACCGATTTCCGGGTTCAGCTCACCAACCTGAAGACCGCCAATCCCGACGCCATCATCGTCACCAACTCGTCGAATTCCTCCGGTTTGCCGGCCATGGTTGAACAATATCGCCAGGCCGACCTGAAATCGGCCTTTGTGGGCGCGGTCGGCATCATGCTGCCGACGGTCTACAAGGTGGCGGGCGATGCCAATAACGGTATCGTCTCTGCGGATATCTACTTCTGGGACCTGCCGCCGTTCAACGCTATTCCCGAGAGTAACTCCTTTGTCGCTGCGTTCAAGAAGGCCTACGGCGTCGAGCCGGACAAGAGCGCAGCCCTCGGCGCCGCCGCGCTGCAGGTCTGGGCGCGCGCAGTCGAGGCGACCAAATCGCTCGATCGCAAGACGGTGGCGGAAGCCATTCGCGGCAAGACCATCAGGGGCACGGTGTTCGGCGATGCCCAGTTCCTGCCGAACGGCCAGCTGCAGCCGCGCTACGTCGTCTTCAAGGTCGTCGACGGCAAGACGGCGAAGCTTGAGGCGCTGAAGTAG
- a CDS encoding LLM class flavin-dependent oxidoreductase: MQFGIFDQNDHGPYPLGEQYENRLQLIEFYDSAGFRTYHMSEHHSTPLNLTPSPSVFLAAAAQRTKRLRLGALVYVLPAHHPLRLAEEICMLDHLSQGRIEVGIGRGASPHELQYFGVDPDQAQAMYVEAYGVIMQALTNDEVDFRGKHYRFENVPIDIKPAQLPHPPLWYAVPVPEGAAWPAQNAINIVCGGPLPRVREITDRYRAEWAAAGNSLAQLPLLGINRFVVAADTDREALELGRRAWPSFYASFMKLWKKHGTQPRFARLPEDFGTMVQNGGAIAGSPGTIREQVRRMVEEAGANYFISQFSFGDLRQEEVLHSAGIFAREVLPAARERVAQVV; the protein is encoded by the coding sequence ATGCAGTTCGGCATATTCGATCAGAACGACCACGGGCCATATCCGCTTGGCGAGCAGTACGAAAACCGGCTGCAACTGATCGAATTCTACGATTCCGCCGGATTTCGTACCTACCACATGAGCGAGCACCATTCGACGCCGCTCAACCTGACGCCGTCGCCAAGTGTCTTTCTCGCCGCGGCCGCGCAACGGACTAAACGCCTGCGTCTCGGCGCGCTGGTCTACGTGCTGCCGGCGCATCACCCGCTGCGGCTCGCCGAAGAGATCTGCATGCTGGATCATCTGAGCCAGGGCCGGATCGAAGTCGGAATCGGTCGCGGGGCGTCACCGCATGAGCTGCAGTATTTCGGTGTCGATCCCGATCAGGCGCAGGCCATGTATGTCGAGGCCTACGGCGTCATCATGCAAGCGTTGACGAATGACGAGGTGGATTTTCGCGGCAAGCATTATCGTTTCGAGAACGTGCCTATCGATATCAAGCCGGCGCAGCTCCCGCATCCGCCGCTGTGGTACGCCGTCCCGGTGCCGGAGGGGGCGGCATGGCCGGCGCAAAATGCGATCAACATCGTTTGCGGAGGACCGCTGCCGCGGGTGCGCGAGATCACCGACCGCTATCGTGCCGAATGGGCGGCAGCGGGGAATTCGCTCGCGCAGTTGCCCTTGCTCGGGATCAACCGCTTTGTGGTTGCGGCCGATACCGACCGCGAGGCGTTGGAACTCGGGCGCCGGGCCTGGCCGTCGTTTTATGCGAGTTTCATGAAGCTCTGGAAGAAGCACGGCACCCAGCCGCGCTTTGCCCGTCTGCCTGAGGATTTCGGCACCATGGTGCAAAACGGCGGCGCGATCGCGGGATCGCCGGGCACGATCCGGGAGCAGGTGCGAAGGATGGTTGAGGAAGCCGGCGCGAACTACTTCATCAGCCAGTTCTCGTTCGGGGATCTCAGGCAGGAAGAAGTGCTGCACTCCGCCGGCATCTTCGCACGCGAGGTGCTGCCGGCCGCGCGGGAACGCGTGGCGCAGGTGGTCTAG
- a CDS encoding OpgC domain-containing protein — protein MYPSMKAEIAARDGDLRLCLLLGIAAWFLFLDHVPHNAVGLLTLRNFGFSGATDLFVFVGGYTAAILYGKMMLERGLIVTATRIFKRLWQLYAAYVVLFVIYIDLIGYVARKSAAPEIIGEFNVTGIVDHTIRTLIYGLLLQAKPLNLDVLQVFIVLMAFFPFVLFGMMRGPNLTLAGSIGLYVVARHLDWNLSAYPDGRWYFNPFCWQLLFVLGTWLALSGARTMRAIQALQNLSILRVAALLYLLFALTVTLAGKFPQLAAMIPEPLLDTFLPNDKENIAPYRVLHFLALAFLVSHLVPRDWRGFQWPALQPLMKCGEEWLPVFCAGVFLSFAGHLVLITGPDSLAMQVLVSIAGIASMTSVAYYVSWSRRQDQKPTPARNPDEAATLVPTAHTQYEHGSTGWPDRSSQTSSRQPSCSTDLPATMPRI, from the coding sequence ATGTATCCTTCCATGAAGGCCGAGATTGCCGCACGCGACGGCGATCTCCGGCTCTGTCTCCTGCTCGGAATCGCGGCCTGGTTTCTCTTTCTGGATCACGTCCCGCATAACGCAGTCGGTCTGCTCACCCTGCGGAATTTCGGATTCAGCGGCGCTACCGACCTGTTCGTATTCGTCGGCGGCTATACCGCCGCAATCCTCTATGGAAAGATGATGCTGGAGCGCGGCCTCATCGTGACGGCGACCCGCATCTTCAAGCGGCTGTGGCAGCTCTATGCCGCCTACGTCGTCCTGTTCGTGATCTACATCGACCTGATCGGATACGTTGCGCGGAAATCCGCGGCGCCCGAAATCATCGGCGAGTTCAATGTTACCGGGATCGTCGACCACACGATCCGGACACTGATTTACGGTCTGCTGCTGCAGGCCAAGCCGCTCAACCTCGATGTGCTGCAGGTCTTCATCGTGCTGATGGCATTCTTCCCGTTCGTGCTGTTCGGAATGATGCGCGGCCCAAATCTGACATTGGCCGGGTCGATCGGCCTGTATGTTGTGGCCCGGCATCTCGACTGGAACCTGTCCGCGTATCCGGATGGACGCTGGTATTTCAATCCGTTCTGCTGGCAACTGCTCTTTGTGCTTGGCACCTGGCTGGCGCTGAGCGGCGCCAGGACGATGCGCGCCATTCAGGCGCTGCAGAACCTCTCGATCCTGCGCGTGGCAGCGCTGTTGTATCTGCTGTTCGCATTGACCGTGACGCTGGCAGGAAAATTCCCGCAGCTCGCCGCGATGATACCGGAGCCCCTGCTCGACACCTTCCTTCCCAACGACAAGGAAAACATCGCCCCCTACCGCGTGCTGCATTTCCTGGCGCTGGCTTTCCTCGTCAGCCATCTGGTGCCACGGGACTGGCGCGGCTTTCAATGGCCGGCCCTGCAGCCGCTCATGAAGTGCGGCGAAGAATGGCTGCCGGTGTTCTGCGCCGGCGTATTCCTGTCGTTTGCCGGACATCTCGTCCTGATCACGGGTCCGGATTCACTCGCCATGCAGGTTCTCGTCAGCATCGCCGGAATTGCCTCCATGACCAGCGTTGCCTATTACGTGTCGTGGTCCAGACGGCAGGACCAGAAGCCCACGCCCGCGCGCAATCCCGACGAAGCCGCGACGCTTGTTCCTACGGCGCATACTCAATATGAGCACGGATCGACCGGTTGGCCTGATCGATCCAGCCAAACTTCGTCACGGCAGCCATCATGTTCGACAGACCTTCCTGCCACCATGCCTCGGATTTGA
- a CDS encoding S24 family peptidase — translation MLDIRLIERGLEKPGKTKGGLAAAMGVRPGAVSEILSGIRLIKASEIAPIMEYLELNSVPIMGRVGAGASIEPEHEQVPPEGLGEVELPFPIAEETIAFEVAGDSMLPKYENGDVIVVFREQRHPLSSFYGEEAAVRLKTGERYLKTIERGKSTALVNLTSFNAKPISGVKLEWIGEICVTLPRGQIERLRNKALARTRKAAKAPGGRTPEK, via the coding sequence ATGCTGGACATCAGGCTGATCGAACGCGGGCTGGAGAAACCGGGCAAGACCAAGGGCGGTCTCGCCGCGGCCATGGGCGTTCGCCCGGGCGCGGTTTCCGAGATCCTGTCGGGGATTCGCCTGATCAAGGCATCGGAAATTGCGCCGATCATGGAGTATCTCGAACTGAACTCGGTGCCGATCATGGGCCGCGTCGGCGCCGGCGCCTCGATCGAACCCGAGCACGAGCAGGTGCCACCGGAAGGCCTTGGCGAGGTCGAATTACCCTTCCCGATCGCCGAAGAGACCATCGCCTTCGAGGTCGCCGGCGATTCCATGCTGCCGAAATACGAAAATGGCGATGTTATCGTGGTTTTTCGCGAACAGCGTCATCCGCTCTCGAGCTTCTACGGCGAGGAAGCTGCCGTACGCCTGAAGACCGGCGAGCGTTATCTGAAGACGATCGAGCGGGGAAAATCCACCGCACTTGTCAATCTCACGAGCTTCAATGCCAAGCCGATCAGCGGGGTAAAGCTCGAATGGATCGGCGAGATCTGCGTCACTTTGCCGAGGGGCCAGATCGAACGCCTGCGCAACAAGGCGCTGGCGCGGACGCGCAAGGCGGCCAAGGCGCCGGGCGGACGGACGCCGGAGAAGTAG
- a CDS encoding GcrA family cell cycle regulator, which translates to MEQTSWPPEHSDALRQHLAERLSFSEIVKAINLKFRTAHTRNAAIGRARRMGLGGPDRPQPLLPATPPRLGRILKPRPVEPGSAALRRPTPALKAQEPPKLRCAEVEPRHLLLIELERGDCHYPYGGDADREAITFCGRPRCAGSSYCAPHFHLSRNPVAPPEREASDNAIWLRIVETA; encoded by the coding sequence ATGGAGCAGACAAGCTGGCCGCCTGAGCATTCGGACGCCCTGCGTCAACATCTTGCCGAGCGCCTGTCGTTTTCCGAGATCGTCAAGGCGATCAATCTGAAGTTCAGGACGGCCCATACCCGGAACGCCGCGATCGGCCGCGCCAGGCGAATGGGACTTGGTGGCCCCGATCGTCCGCAACCGCTGCTGCCGGCCACGCCGCCGCGGCTGGGGAGAATTCTCAAACCCCGGCCGGTCGAGCCTGGATCGGCTGCGCTACGCCGGCCGACACCAGCCCTGAAGGCGCAGGAGCCGCCGAAGCTGCGTTGTGCCGAGGTCGAGCCGCGCCATCTTTTGCTGATCGAGCTCGAGCGCGGCGATTGCCACTATCCCTATGGCGGCGACGCAGATCGCGAAGCCATCACCTTCTGCGGCCGCCCGCGCTGCGCCGGTTCGAGCTATTGCGCGCCGCATTTTCATTTGAGTCGCAATCCCGTCGCGCCGCCGGAGCGCGAGGCCAGCGATAACGCCATCTGGTTGCGGATTGTGGAGACGGCGTAA